A stretch of DNA from Cannabis sativa cultivar Pink pepper isolate KNU-18-1 chromosome X, ASM2916894v1, whole genome shotgun sequence:
GCATAAGGAAGATTGATTGAGTTTTATGTTTAACTTTGTGCATCTTCAACAGCCATGTTGCCTGGACCAGCCATTCCCATTTTGAGTCAGGTATTTCCTGTTTGTCTAATCTATATGTTTCTGTGTGTGTGTGTAAGCAAGAGTGGAAATAGTATACTGTACAACTCCTCATGAAAATCTCATATCCTCTTTACATTGCAGACGTTTTTGGTATGGCAGCTGATTTTGTCTGTCTTTATTTTGCGAAGAACATACACAATCAGTCAGATAGCTGGCTGCTTACTCGTAGCCATTGGGGTAGCCGTTGCTGTCACAAGGTATCTCAACCTATTCTTCAATAGCTTAACTAATCAATTCCATCCTGAAACTTaatatgacaaaaaaaaaagttgtttaaGGAAGCTAGAAACTGTCTAAAAATGTATGAAGGCCAGGATTGGACATAACAATCTCTGCCACTTTCCCCTTATTCAACTAGTTCTCATAATTCAACCACTTTAGTGATGTCATTATTATGTGTTAAATTCAAGAAGTCGAGAATTAAATTAACTGCTTTCCATAACTGTTATTGTTATGTGAGATGAAAATAATGATATTCAACTTAATTGTTATAAGTTGAATATCATTATTTTCATCTCATATATAGATACAAAACTAGAAATCTTTGGAAACTATACAAGTGGGGGACTAGAATAAGGGTAACTAGATAGCTAAATACAACCATTATACAGCTGACAGTTATGGATGGATAAGGAAAGCAATTAAAATTGATATGCTCTTGAGTATTCATAGGTTGAATGACTAATGACTATATGGAATTTTCAATGAAACCTACGGTGCATACCTTGGAAAAGGGTCCTCGATGCTCAAGTGAGCGAGAATTTTCTCAACAAACTAACAAAATGTATGTTAATTCTAAACACTCCAATAAAGCCCTCAAAATACCTTGCTATTAATATTCCTGAGTAAGAAATGACTTACCATGATTGGTCTACATAATCAAGAAAATGAGTTGTTATTTTCATTATGAAAGAAGGTTCTGAGTGTTCCCGGAATTGGGGTTTCCTTCTGCTTCAACGAGGAGCAGAACCTCCTTATGTATGGTTCTTCCACAGTGGATTGTCCCGTTTATTGTAACGATGCTTCCTGGGAGTGTTTCAGTTATCACACATGAGATGTTTAAATAGTGAGTTTAATATTGCTATATGTGAAATTTGGCCTCCACAATTTGCGGGCCTTAATTGCAGCGGTTCTAATGCTAATCAAATGTTATATGGAGTTGAGCTTGTGTGGCCAGTTTTAATGATTGCTTCAAGTGCTTTTCAAGCTGGTGCATCCATTATCAAGGTCAAGATAACATTTTAAATCCAGTCTAATGCTACCCTGTTATAAGCAGAATAAAATACCTtattgcctttttttttttctgtttgaaCAGGAATTTGTATTTATTGACTCAGCAGCTCGCCTTAAGGTACCACAAGTCCAAAACCTCTCATGGACTTTTAGTTTAATTGGTGAACATGATAATTTAATTCGTTCTTAACACAATACACTTTTGTTGTAAAATTGGACTTTGAGGATCTTCTAAACTGTTTCACATGCAGGGCAAGACGCTTGACATATTTGTTGTCAATTCAtttgggtctggatttcagGTGATCTTCATGGCTTCTTttgattatttataatatagtgATAATATGTTCTAAATGGTTTCTACAATATAAGCAGTTAAGATATGTGCCAATCTCAATCTAATGAGCGCACATAAACAAACTACTTGATTCTAATTACTTTGATAGACTTTCTTTTAGAACATCTAGAAGAAGAAAGTTTAATGTGTAGAATTATGTGACGGCAACTTGTAGATTTCACCACTGTGTGTGTTGATTCTCATTTTTTTCCAATTGGATTTTAATCTctatgtttttaattttctgtaGGCTCTTTTTGTACTACTCTTTCTACCTTTCTTGTCAAGCATGAAAGGCATACCATTTGCACAACTTCCATCGTATTTTAAAAGTGGCGTCGGTTGCTTTCTGAACATTGGAGCGAGTACATCAGGCAAACTCTTATGCCCTTTATATAAgtacataaatatatttagCTTCTAATGTTCATAATTCATGGATATCAAATCTTGACATTCATATGGTATGCATACTTTACAACTGAACCAGTACTTCATATGATAACTCGTAAAATATATATCCTAATAGACTAAAGTACAAATATTCAGCTTACTGTGATTCTctactatctttttttttattacaatctATATGTAGATGTACTTGTTGGTTGGAAGTGCATAATAATTTCAAGGCCTCTGTAACAAAGTATTGATAAGATAAAAGTTACAATAGGATATACTATAAGAACATACTGATTTTTACTCACTATAGTTTTTCTCATTGCTCTTATATCAGGCTGTGAAGGTTCTCCATTGCTTCCATTGCTTTACATAGCTACCAATCTTATGTTTAACATATCAGTGCTCAATCTAGTAAAGACTTCATCTGCAGTTGTTTCATCTCTTGCCGTGATGTTATCAGGTTCTCTCTCCCTCTGCGTAAAAAATATGATTAGCAAACATGCTTGACATCTTCTAATTAAGCTCTTATCTTATGAATctgacacctactttgtatcgGTTTTGCAGTGCCAGTTTCAATTTATATACTTTCCGTTCCATTGCCATATCTACCGGTGACTTCAACTTTGGGCCCTTTCTTTCTCTTTGGCAGTTTCATTCTTGTCTTGGGTCTCATCCTCTACACCTTACCTCAACCTTCAAAGCAACACTGAAATTAGCTTATAAAAGAGTTTTCGATCTTCAAAATTTGATGTGATGAAACTTCACGGCCAAATTGTGTATCTTAacattatgtaattttattttagtttttttctaaAGAAATAGTAAGTAAAACGAATAAATAATTGTAAGTCTTATATGACATAATAATTTTTGTACGTGAGCTATTTTCAATGGAAAGTGGTTCCATTTGTGTCATTTCATACTATTTGCGCCTTCTTAATCTCTACCGAATGCATTCGAAGAGTATTGTCACAATAAAGTTTGTTTTGGACTTTGTTTTTTGAGTGTAGCGTAATGGTATTTTACAATCATATATTAGCTTAATAGCTTAAAGGTTCTGGGTTCGAACCCATGACCTCTCCCTTTTTCCCATCCCTCCCTCACCACTAAGCTAGCTTTAGTCCAAAGTTTGTTTTGGACTTTGATTTCCCAATGCAGATATCTTTCCATTCATTTAAAAAATCACAGCTAATTTCATTCCATATTTAGGTTAGAGGTTGCATACTCATTAAGTGAAATCGAAACATATATCATGAATACAACAGGATAAAACAAATTGACCCGCTTAAACAtgttatttttaagttggtCACTTAACTGAAAAATGACACGACATTGACCTACTCGAAGTATACACATATTTTGTGTAAATATTTCAATGACAAATTCTTAATCAACAGTGGCgtcaaaccaaaaaaaaaaaacgatagGTATTTGTTCAAATAAGAACGAATAGATATGTAGATTAAAATATAAACTTAGGacaaattatagaattataaaaatataggaaGTCTACGTTGTTACGCAAAATTAATGTATCGATACAACACGTTCCTAAAATGATACGTGTGGgcattttcaatttattttatgattgtgTTTATTGTGGTAGCTATAATGAATCTCctgtaaatatttaaaattttttgaataatttatcatactgaaaataaaattcaaaattaaaattgttgCTTTCACACATGCATAAATATGTGTTTGTGTGTGTAATTTATGTGTTtgaataatatgtattttgCACACAACAAGCTGATTGAAGTTATGTATTTTGGGAGAGTTCTATATTGATACATCACTTTTGCATGATGTatatactaagatggaaaatatCATAAATTTTCGGTCCTATAAATTTTTTGAGTCTATTATCTTTTTACAATGTAATTATTGCCAATTTTTCCAAGAAATTTCGATTAAAAAAATCAATGGATGGATATTAAGTAGAAAAGTGACTTAAAAACCATAAATCTGGAAATTTCGTGGATAATCGACTCGAAACTAATACTTTTACAAAtttgttcataaaaaaaaatatacaacatGTGAACTCTATAAGGAGTCATTCACTACTCATAAGCTTTTCTTATATATTAACGTAGTTTTGAAACTCTTATGacgttatttattttatttattttattaaaacgtctatatatatacattagatTACATAATTTAAGATTTGATCTCAGGACCCACATGCACCCGAGCATACCTTCTATAGCCACTTGAGCCTCAAGTAGTCCTGAAAGGTTATTTTAGTGttaattttttcttattgagtatcatatttatataataatgtaATTAAGTGTCAAGGTTGACAATTTATTGACACAAATGACACGATGTAgataactcaaactcaaataCAAAAACAATACAATTAATTAGCATGTCATACGATATAATACGATAATACAAATGTGACACGATTATCTAGACACAcactaatttaaaaatatatatcaatatatacatatgaaaCTTATAGCAATTAATTTATGTTATTGTGTCGACATGACACGATTAAAGTAAACATAAATGCAACGCGTATATTAAATGTGTCGAACGCAAACATGATAAGATTATTAAATGTGCCACTAAATCCATTTATTTCGAGTCACATCATTTGTCGCGACTACTTCAAGGCTACTCCTTATTCAAACCGAAACAAGTACCTCACTTACAAACAAATAGTCCTTTGCGCAAGCAAGCGCGAGAGAAGCAAAGTAGATGTTTTGCTAGAAGCAAGACAAGGGCTATCGTAAAAGTTTCACTTCCCCCAATTGACTAAAATACAACGCCACCTACTTGGATTCAAAAGAAAGGCCGATATTGCCATAACAAGACAATTTATAGTAtgtaaataagatttttatttattacatattgtatgttttgttataattattcaaaagtattttattaatatttgtcataatactatatatataaatgtccataatttataacctaaataaaAGTGAcaattcttttcaaaaaaaaaaaaaataaaataaaagtgacAATAATCTTTTCATTGAATTACACACATACTCTTTTACaggcccggccctgggcataggcaGGCTAGGCCTGTGCTTAGGGCCCACCCAGCCAAGGGgcccacatttttttttctcttttaaaattatacaatttttttttactgattttgaaaaataccacattttttctaacataagggtccaattttttttttccttatggCCCACTTTGTTTCAGTGCCGGCCCTGCCCTTTTAGATGATACATATAGTAACAAACAAATTACTTTTAAGTGATTGAAATCAAAAACCAAGTAAACTTAAAAATGAAtttgtaattttaatatttaataattattattataatttactaataatatatattaaagtttttgacacaaaatatattatattaaataaacaatcttacATATCAAGTTTTATTACAatccaattaaaatatatatataatgataataatactaatactaataaaaataagtgcaaatttgttaaaataatgaaattatgtatgaaattacaaaaaataattatatatatataatatatatacgttaattaaaaaataagttcattattttatttattattttttttgaggtaatatttttagaaagaaaagaaaaaattctaCTAAAATAGAAAGATGATACTAAAAATTTTACATTAAGAAATGGAAGTGGAGTTATGTGAGATAAGGGCGAAGCTAGGTGTAGATTAGGTGGGGCGGTCACATCAGATGAAAATATTAGGACCGGTCTTAATCTAGTTGGAGCTTAGggttaaataaatttttttaggcCTTTATACAAATATTTTTCTGATATATAATATTAAGTAAGGTTGTTTGGTGTAGTGgtgaagatttttttaaaagttaagaGGTCACAAATTCAACACTCcacatcttaatttttttttatttttttgaaaaagaactaAAATATCATTATTAGGATTTGAACTACATAAAAATTGTGTAAgatgaaaatataaaatgtcATTCTATAAAAGTCACTttaacataattaattacattttattaTATCTAATTCTATAATTCTTATTGAAATTTTACAGTCTGGACAAGATATAAAAATATGTAATCTTCCCACCTCAGTTTTATTTCTAGTTTCGCCCTCGATATGAGATAAGGAAGTTCTATTTGCAGTCCACAAAATAATAAGTATatcctaatattttttttaaaaaataaacttaatataatgtttaaaaaattaattttaatattttttttcagtacttatattaattttttttcatatatttttaaaaattatgtatatttttttttctaatcaaatttcacatatatatttttaatttttttttgtataaaatatataatataatttatttatgtttgataggtatattttttaaaaagatgatttggaagaaaaataaaaaaaaaaaaaactaatacaattagagatatatatttaatgtaaaataaaaattatgagaTAGGAATAACATAGAAAGTTTAAACacacaaaattataaatttttaacttatacaagaaaaaaaataactaacttagaaactaaatttaaaagagaattatatctattgcataaaatataaatacatacgttatattttttaaaataaaaaaaatatatattgacttATTTAAGCTTTAAGTTTTTGAAaggttttttaaaaattactgcAATATTAAGAGTAAATTTAATGTAATACAATGTATGTAATTCATATAATAACTACTCGGTTTTGTAACACATTAAATTTCACTAGTatttttaatatgtaataaactaTTTAATAATAAGATTCAAATTTGTTGTCCGAAAGGATGTCTTAGTTTGGTGTCTACCTTATTGCATTAACTTTCAACTTTaactatataaaatttaatagtaaaaaaaatatattgtccGTCGGTCTTCATTGGACATGGTTGGAGTGTTTTAATCTTATTTCTGTGACATGGTTTTTGGTATTTCAGTTTTGTATGTGATATgattttgtttgatttgtttcCTTATTGGTCCTTCTTTGTTCTTCAATGGTTGGCCATCAAATCACTATTAGTGGTTGGGAATAACAAGTTTTTTGCGATTGAAGAAATTATTAGTCGTGTAGTTACGTatattgcacaataattgagtGCTCAAGCTACAAGGTTGAATGAACTTATTGCCATAGTTGTAAATACGCTCGTGTTGTGCTAGCCCGATCCATATTTTTTGGGCTTTCTAAAATACGGGTCGTGTcgtcagggccggccctaggcataggcgggctaggcccgtgcctagggcccacacttttCGGGGGcccaaaatgaaaaaataaaaaaatttattaagcttttatttaagtaaaatttaagtgtattacaaacaacaaatatttatagcttagttggttgaggtggaAGTCATAATGTTCAAGGTCATGGGTTCAAATCccactatactcttttttttgatattttttttatgtatttttgagagccccaaaatttaattcgtcttgggcccatatattttcagggccggccctgcgtGTCGTGCCggaccaaaaaaaatataagtcaTGTCGTgctatgccataaaaaactatGGGTCGTGTCGTGTCGTGCAACAATTTTATAGGCTAGGCCCATCATGACTCGTAAGTCCGGTAATAGTTTCGTTGCGTGCTCGGATTCGTACtccatatttttatatttttattacaattaATGAGCTAAATACTAAAATATGTGTATATTATAGTTTTAAGAGATTAACGGTAAA
This window harbors:
- the LOC115697690 gene encoding protein CLT2, chloroplastic; this translates as MKFRCLGLAPSYPIPIPAPPITPIPIRKNAPIAFHHSCPLAQFPLQPSSLHSDHNNTHILIRRKAASSNGRHFTARSSSPDSIPPSPSPPPSSSITQQVIVSSALTIAFAVANRVLYKLALVPMKEYPFFLAQLATFGYVIVYFVILYMRYNGGLVTDEMMAQPKSLFVAIGVLEALGVVLGMASAAMLPGPAIPILSQTFLVWQLILSVFILRRTYTISQIAGCLLVAIGVAVAVTSGSNANQMLYGVELVWPVLMIASSAFQAGASIIKEFVFIDSAARLKGKTLDIFVVNSFGSGFQALFVLLFLPFLSSMKGIPFAQLPSYFKSGVGCFLNIGASTSGCEGSPLLPLLYIATNLMFNISVLNLVKTSSAVVSSLAVMLSVPVSIYILSVPLPYLPVTSTLGPFFLFGSFILVLGLILYTLPQPSKQH